From Armatimonadota bacterium, the proteins below share one genomic window:
- the fdhD gene encoding formate dehydrogenase accessory sulfurtransferase FdhD, which produces MAAADNESPATAPGRGPGENGPGDAIALRPVRKVTADGVAETQDALAVERWLRLILNGREIAALMASPGYEDELGAGFALTQGLVKHRGELLSVSLRRDDDGRPAVRIVVPIELSLALADRASAQASCGGVVHADDELPVIEGEGPVVAAEGLRGMARAMTAGQTIYRRTGGTHGAGLFTVSGELVVLREDVGRHNAADKAVGHCLLAGIDLKDKALVVTGRVSRDIAAKAVRAGVPILASMSAPTDAGIEVAVRGGLTVIGFLRGRRMNICSHPCRIDFGA; this is translated from the coding sequence ATGGCCGCAGCCGACAACGAGAGTCCCGCCACCGCTCCCGGCCGGGGGCCGGGGGAGAATGGGCCCGGCGACGCCATCGCCCTGCGCCCGGTGCGCAAGGTCACCGCCGACGGCGTTGCGGAGACGCAAGATGCGCTGGCGGTCGAGCGGTGGCTACGCCTGATCCTCAACGGGCGCGAGATCGCGGCGCTCATGGCCTCGCCGGGCTACGAGGACGAGCTGGGGGCCGGGTTCGCGCTCACCCAGGGGCTCGTCAAGCACCGGGGCGAGCTACTGTCCGTGAGCCTGCGCCGCGACGACGACGGTCGCCCGGCGGTGCGTATCGTCGTTCCGATTGAGCTGTCGCTGGCCCTGGCGGACCGTGCCAGCGCGCAAGCGAGCTGCGGAGGGGTAGTCCACGCCGACGACGAGTTGCCGGTGATCGAGGGCGAGGGGCCGGTGGTCGCCGCCGAGGGCCTGCGCGGCATGGCGCGCGCCATGACGGCGGGGCAGACCATCTACCGGCGCACCGGCGGCACCCACGGCGCAGGCCTGTTCACCGTCAGCGGCGAACTGGTGGTGCTGCGCGAGGACGTCGGGCGCCACAACGCCGCGGATAAGGCGGTGGGGCACTGCCTGCTGGCGGGGATTGACCTCAAGGATAAGGCGCTGGTCGTCACCGGCCGCGTCAGCCGCGACATCGCGGCCAAGGCGGTGCGGGCGGGGGTGCCGATTCTGGCCTCGATGTCCGCGCCCACCGACGCGGGGATCGAGGTGGCGGTGCGCGGCGGGCTGACGGTCATCGGCTTCCTGCGCGGGCGGCGGATGAACATCTGCAGCCACCCCTGCCGGATAGATTTCGGCGCGTGA
- the moaA gene encoding GTP 3',8-cyclase MoaA, whose translation MRRSSPRIIADRWARTLRYLRVSVTDRCNLRCRYCMPPGGIPLLPHADILRYEEIAAVVSAAVGLGVTSVRITGGEPLVRLGLADLVRLLGEVAGLDDLSMTTNGILLAAHAHALARAGLGRVNISLDSLDPAEYADITRGGDVSAVLEGLQAALAAGLLPVKVNAVMLGQRDDDELRRWMEPFIALARRLPVHVRFIEHMPLAAAATTARGPLVADTLASLGATAADGMVAGAGPARYWRLDGAPGTVGLIAPMSEPFCGGCNRLRLTARGEVRSCLFAAPSVDLRPWLRPRVDAAAVAAALSRCWLAKRAGREGSMPGASAHASMCQVGG comes from the coding sequence ATGCGCAGGTCGTCGCCGAGGATTATCGCTGATCGCTGGGCGCGCACGCTGCGCTACCTGCGGGTATCGGTCACCGACCGCTGCAATCTGCGCTGCCGGTACTGCATGCCGCCCGGCGGCATCCCCCTGCTGCCGCACGCGGACATCCTGCGCTACGAGGAAATCGCGGCGGTGGTGAGCGCCGCGGTCGGCCTCGGCGTCACCAGCGTGCGTATCACGGGAGGCGAGCCCCTGGTGCGCCTCGGCCTCGCCGACCTGGTGCGCCTGCTGGGCGAGGTCGCGGGGCTCGATGACCTGAGCATGACCACCAATGGCATCCTGCTCGCCGCTCACGCCCACGCATTGGCGCGGGCGGGCCTGGGGCGCGTCAACATCAGCCTCGACAGCCTCGACCCCGCCGAGTACGCCGACATCACGCGCGGCGGGGATGTGAGCGCGGTCCTGGAGGGCCTGCAGGCGGCGCTGGCGGCAGGCTTGCTGCCCGTCAAGGTCAATGCGGTCATGCTCGGCCAACGCGATGACGATGAGCTGCGGCGCTGGATGGAGCCGTTCATCGCCCTGGCGCGGCGGCTGCCGGTGCACGTGCGGTTCATCGAGCACATGCCGCTAGCGGCGGCAGCGACCACTGCCCGCGGCCCGCTGGTGGCGGACACGCTGGCCTCCCTGGGCGCGACGGCGGCTGACGGCATGGTCGCGGGGGCGGGCCCTGCGCGCTATTGGCGGCTTGATGGGGCGCCTGGGACCGTCGGCCTGATCGCGCCCATGAGCGAGCCGTTCTGCGGCGGCTGCAACCGGCTGCGGCTGACGGCGCGGGGCGAGGTGCGCTCGTGCCTGTTCGCCGCGCCCAGTGTTGACCTCCGGCCGTGGCTGCGTCCACGGGTGGACGCAGCGGCCGTCGCTGCAGCGCTGTCTCGCTGCTGGCTGGCCAAGCGGGCGGGGCGCGAAGGCTCCATGCCCGGCGCCAGCGCCCACGCCAGCATGTGCCAGGTCGGCGGGTGA
- a CDS encoding uroporphyrinogen decarboxylase family protein, producing the protein MTKRERVERTMALQETDRVPIYDILLNDDAFEHFSGEKLPPIVPQASQRERGGAIGSEPDAGEVAEETQRSLERIVGKAINRFLDMTRSVGFGPMVEKDFTDELGFVIHQAPHEKTSWITQRPFDDDNGAAEFIKRWISKTRGETDDIRADPGAYRERYHRRFLEAQARIGDTVNLLAVQGVGLDEVRHRLGMEVFAYLESDQPGLISEFMEAYTQYNLAVCHAIADLTLSPLVLTYGDIACKGRLLHSPAYLRREFFPRLERLQDAWHEHGFKCLFHSDGYLMEVMDDLIESGIDGLNPIEVVAGMNLAEIKARYGRKLFLTGAIDMSQLLHRASPAQVREVCREAIRVAYPGYFIGSTTESDNSVKLENLVAMYEVAMEGV; encoded by the coding sequence ATGACAAAGCGCGAGCGCGTGGAACGCACCATGGCGCTGCAGGAGACCGACCGCGTTCCGATCTATGATATTCTGCTCAACGACGACGCCTTCGAGCACTTCAGCGGCGAGAAGCTGCCGCCCATCGTCCCGCAGGCGAGTCAGCGCGAGCGCGGCGGCGCGATCGGGTCCGAACCTGATGCCGGCGAGGTTGCGGAGGAGACGCAGCGGTCCTTGGAGCGGATCGTGGGCAAGGCGATCAACCGCTTCCTCGACATGACGCGCAGCGTGGGCTTCGGGCCGATGGTAGAGAAGGATTTCACCGATGAGCTGGGATTCGTCATCCACCAGGCCCCGCACGAGAAGACGAGCTGGATCACTCAGCGCCCCTTCGACGACGACAACGGGGCCGCCGAGTTCATCAAGCGCTGGATCAGCAAGACCAGGGGCGAGACCGACGACATTCGCGCCGACCCCGGCGCCTACCGGGAGCGCTACCATCGCCGGTTCCTCGAGGCCCAGGCACGGATCGGGGACACCGTCAATCTCCTGGCCGTGCAGGGTGTGGGGCTCGACGAGGTGCGGCACCGGCTGGGCATGGAGGTGTTCGCCTACCTGGAGAGCGACCAGCCGGGGCTGATTTCCGAGTTCATGGAGGCGTACACCCAGTACAACCTCGCCGTCTGCCACGCCATCGCCGACCTCACCTTGTCCCCGCTGGTGCTTACCTATGGCGACATCGCCTGCAAGGGGCGGCTGCTGCATTCGCCGGCATACCTGCGGCGCGAGTTCTTCCCGCGCCTCGAGCGCCTCCAGGACGCCTGGCACGAGCACGGTTTCAAGTGCCTGTTCCATTCCGACGGCTACCTGATGGAGGTGATGGACGACCTGATCGAATCGGGCATTGACGGCCTCAACCCCATCGAGGTGGTGGCCGGGATGAATCTGGCCGAGATCAAGGCCCGCTACGGCCGCAAGCTCTTCCTCACCGGCGCGATCGACATGAGCCAGCTGCTGCACCGCGCCTCACCGGCGCAAGTGCGGGAGGTCTGCCGGGAGGCTATCCGCGTCGCCTACCCCGGTTACTTCATCGGCTCGACCACCGAATCGGACAACAGCGTCAAGCTCGAGAACCTGGTTGCGATGTACGAAGTGGCGATGGAGGGCGTGTAA
- a CDS encoding SEC-C metal-binding domain-containing protein yields the protein MLSVITKFFDITRRDLRRMWPMARRITELEPQMQRLGDGDLRAKTDEFRRRLADGETPDDVLIEAFAVVREAAVRTLGMRHFDVQLIGGMVLHEGKIAEMKTGEGKTLVATLPIYLNALSGKGVHLATHNDYLAKRDREWMGPVYEFLGLSVGLIQHEMPGDLRKEAYQRDVTYGTNTEFGFDYLRDNMRDQIEQLVQRGHHYAIVDEVDSLLIDNARVPLILSGPGQQPTVLYKRVDGIVRRLAREQDYMVDEKSKSATLTDQGMAKVEGLLNIRNLSDPENLELFQHVNAALRAHACYKGDIDYVVREGQVILVDEFTGHLMFGRRYAEGLHQAIEAKEGVKIERESQTLATVSIQNYFRMYDKLAGMTGTAKTEEQEFVKIYGLPVVVIPTNQPMIRVDNHDVVHKTEEAKLRGITGEILQLHSRRQPVLVGTRSIEVSERLGARLSPENLQLFARLMLLHDRLLEAPKLNEAQSRELRGFLSERLQGVERERKRLEEAMTLFEINPARPTPPEEMRQIEHRLKRVAHVENAIISALAKLEEERDLGGEMRRIADLIAYEKLDEVRVARLPALCQAFGIAPDVCEEDNVRALAGIIGLDGHTYDLRAVLQQGIPHQVLNAKHHASEAQIIAEAGRSGTVTIATNMAGRGVDILLGGNAEHLARDLLRERGFDDDGAEGGEESPIPDDARRDASAEAARVFAEDRQRVLELGGLHILGTERHESRRIDNQLRGRSGRQGDPGSSRFYVSLEDELMRLFAPERLDFLLGGWEECQPLEYGIVSRTIENAQHKVELHNFSMRQHLLQYDDVKNLQREVIYGQRRKVLEGADLRESILASLGRVLEARLREYANPEVHPEEWELDKLYQALYEIFPIHLFMRPEELRDLPPADLQEHLQELAAQAYRNRELELTPEVMRELERMITQRVIDAKWVDHLDAMEFLEEGIGLRGYAGVDPLVAFRKEAYDQWELLQASMQEEIVKLMFRVQVAREQQRPQPSPFAEVYASHGGDDEPEPQQPARRDSKKVGRNDPCPCGSGKKYKKCCLNS from the coding sequence ATGTTATCGGTCATCACCAAGTTCTTCGACATCACGCGGCGCGACCTGCGGCGCATGTGGCCGATGGCGCGGCGGATCACCGAGCTGGAGCCGCAGATGCAGCGGCTCGGCGACGGCGATCTACGCGCCAAGACCGACGAATTCCGCCGGCGCCTGGCGGACGGCGAGACGCCGGACGACGTGCTGATCGAGGCGTTTGCGGTGGTGCGCGAAGCGGCGGTGCGCACGCTGGGGATGCGTCACTTCGACGTCCAGCTCATCGGCGGCATGGTGCTGCACGAGGGCAAGATCGCCGAGATGAAGACGGGGGAGGGCAAGACCCTGGTGGCGACGCTGCCCATCTACCTCAACGCGCTCAGCGGAAAGGGCGTGCACCTCGCCACCCACAACGACTACCTGGCCAAGCGCGACCGTGAGTGGATGGGCCCGGTGTACGAGTTCCTGGGGCTGAGCGTGGGGCTCATCCAGCACGAGATGCCCGGCGACCTGCGCAAAGAAGCCTACCAGCGCGACGTCACCTACGGCACCAACACCGAGTTCGGTTTCGACTACCTGCGCGATAACATGCGCGACCAGATCGAGCAACTGGTTCAGCGCGGCCACCATTACGCCATCGTGGACGAGGTTGACAGCCTGCTGATTGACAACGCCCGCGTGCCGCTGATCCTGTCGGGCCCCGGGCAGCAGCCGACGGTCCTCTACAAGCGCGTTGACGGCATCGTGCGCCGCCTCGCGCGCGAGCAGGACTACATGGTGGACGAGAAGTCGAAGAGCGCCACCCTCACCGACCAGGGGATGGCGAAGGTGGAGGGGCTGCTCAATATCCGGAACTTGTCGGACCCCGAAAACCTCGAGCTCTTCCAGCACGTCAACGCCGCGCTGCGCGCCCACGCCTGCTACAAGGGGGACATTGACTATGTGGTGCGGGAGGGCCAGGTCATCCTGGTGGATGAGTTCACCGGACACCTGATGTTCGGCCGCCGCTACGCCGAGGGCCTGCACCAGGCGATCGAGGCCAAGGAAGGCGTGAAGATCGAGCGCGAGAGCCAGACGCTGGCCACCGTCAGCATCCAGAACTACTTCCGCATGTACGACAAGCTCGCGGGCATGACCGGCACCGCCAAGACCGAGGAGCAGGAGTTCGTCAAGATCTACGGCCTGCCGGTGGTGGTCATCCCCACCAACCAGCCGATGATCCGCGTTGACAACCACGACGTGGTGCACAAGACGGAGGAGGCCAAGCTCCGGGGCATCACGGGGGAGATCCTGCAGCTCCACAGCCGCCGCCAGCCGGTGTTGGTGGGCACGCGCTCGATCGAGGTGTCGGAGCGGCTGGGCGCGCGCCTGAGCCCCGAAAACCTGCAGTTGTTCGCGCGCCTGATGCTGCTCCACGACCGCCTGTTGGAGGCGCCCAAGCTGAACGAGGCGCAGAGCCGGGAGCTGCGCGGGTTCCTAAGCGAGCGGCTGCAGGGGGTGGAGCGCGAGCGCAAGCGACTCGAGGAGGCGATGACCCTGTTCGAGATCAACCCGGCGCGCCCGACGCCCCCGGAGGAGATGCGCCAGATCGAGCACCGCCTGAAGCGGGTCGCGCACGTCGAGAACGCGATCATCAGCGCCCTGGCCAAGCTCGAGGAGGAGCGGGACCTGGGCGGGGAGATGCGCCGCATCGCCGATCTCATCGCCTACGAGAAGCTGGACGAGGTACGGGTGGCGCGGCTGCCGGCGCTGTGCCAGGCGTTCGGGATCGCCCCCGATGTCTGCGAAGAAGACAACGTGCGCGCCCTGGCTGGCATCATCGGCCTCGACGGTCACACCTATGATCTGCGCGCGGTGCTCCAGCAGGGCATCCCGCACCAGGTGCTCAACGCCAAGCACCACGCATCCGAGGCGCAGATCATCGCCGAGGCTGGACGCTCCGGCACCGTCACCATCGCCACCAACATGGCCGGCCGCGGCGTGGACATTTTGCTCGGCGGCAACGCTGAGCACCTGGCGCGCGATTTGCTGCGGGAGCGCGGCTTCGACGACGACGGGGCGGAGGGTGGCGAAGAGAGCCCGATCCCCGATGATGCGCGCCGCGATGCTTCCGCGGAGGCCGCGCGCGTTTTTGCAGAGGACCGGCAGCGAGTGCTGGAGCTGGGGGGGCTGCACATCCTGGGCACCGAGCGCCACGAGAGCCGGCGCATTGACAACCAGTTGCGGGGGCGTTCCGGGCGCCAGGGTGATCCCGGTTCGTCGCGTTTCTACGTCTCGCTCGAAGACGAGCTGATGCGACTGTTCGCGCCCGAGCGCCTCGATTTTCTGCTCGGCGGCTGGGAGGAATGCCAACCCCTCGAATACGGCATCGTCAGCCGCACCATCGAGAACGCCCAGCACAAGGTGGAGCTCCATAACTTCTCCATGCGCCAGCACTTGCTGCAGTACGATGACGTCAAGAACCTCCAGCGCGAGGTCATCTATGGCCAACGGCGCAAGGTGCTGGAGGGCGCCGACCTGCGCGAGAGCATCCTCGCCTCTCTGGGCCGGGTGCTGGAGGCGCGCCTCCGCGAATACGCCAACCCGGAGGTCCATCCCGAGGAGTGGGAGCTGGATAAGCTTTACCAGGCGCTCTATGAGATCTTCCCCATTCACCTGTTCATGCGCCCCGAGGAGCTGCGCGACCTCCCTCCCGCCGACCTCCAGGAGCACCTCCAGGAACTGGCGGCCCAAGCGTACCGCAACCGCGAGCTGGAGCTCACGCCCGAGGTGATGCGGGAGCTGGAGCGCATGATCACGCAGCGCGTGATTGACGCCAAGTGGGTGGACCACCTGGACGCGATGGAGTTCCTGGAGGAGGGCATCGGGCTGCGCGGATACGCGGGGGTGGACCCGCTGGTCGCCTTTCGCAAGGAGGCCTACGACCAGTGGGAGCTGCTGCAGGCTTCGATGCAGGAAGAGATCGTCAAGCTCATGTTCCGCGTGCAGGTGGCGCGCGAGCAGCAGCGGCCGCAGCCATCACCGTTCGCGGAGGTCTATGCCAGCCACGGCGGCGACGACGAGCCGGAGCCGCAGCAGCCGGCGCGCCGCGACAGCAAGAAGGTCGGGCGCAATGACCCCTGCCCCTGCGGCAGCGGCAAGAAGTATAAGAAGTGCTGCCTCAACAGCTAG
- a CDS encoding MFS transporter — translation MAGTCGPGHLTPELTDAPARPHEHTRWNFAVMVADASAFITGVAFVSPAIVLPLFMERLTGSTVLVGVVMAMQMAGWYVPQLATASLVEHRPRKKPFILRVCAAGRLPLLLLPVLLLTAPLHRGLILAVFLGTQLLFFASDGMTGVPWKDICAKTIAPRMRGRFFGAMQLIGGVLAVGAGAAVRQILGHPRLPYPRDYALLFAIEFALLMASLGFLALMREPLRPVREARRGLWELVRAAPALLRAKPQLARMVAVRWLADTGAIAVPFYAVYARVELGVPEATAGIFISAQMAGGIASGAGWALLSDRWGSKRVIQGSALCSLIVPLFAWLAPPLLAAHGPAAFTYGYAFTFFLLGAIINGVWIGYTNFVLESVGDEERASYVGLTNTLGAPAVLFPILGGWAIGVTSYHVVFAVASAAAAAALAGTAWLREPRG, via the coding sequence ATGGCAGGCACGTGCGGACCCGGACACCTCACCCCTGAACTCACCGACGCCCCGGCTCGGCCCCATGAGCATACGCGGTGGAACTTCGCGGTCATGGTCGCCGACGCCAGCGCCTTCATCACCGGGGTCGCCTTCGTCAGTCCGGCGATCGTGCTGCCGCTGTTCATGGAGCGGTTGACCGGCTCGACGGTGCTGGTGGGGGTGGTGATGGCGATGCAAATGGCGGGCTGGTATGTGCCGCAGTTGGCCACCGCGAGCTTGGTCGAGCATCGCCCCCGGAAGAAACCGTTCATCCTCAGAGTGTGCGCGGCGGGGCGGCTCCCGCTTCTCCTCTTGCCGGTGCTGCTGTTGACGGCGCCCCTCCACCGCGGCCTGATCCTGGCGGTTTTCCTGGGGACGCAACTGCTGTTCTTCGCCAGCGACGGCATGACCGGGGTGCCGTGGAAAGACATCTGCGCCAAGACCATCGCGCCGCGAATGCGGGGGCGTTTCTTTGGCGCGATGCAGTTGATCGGCGGGGTGCTGGCGGTGGGGGCGGGGGCAGCGGTGCGGCAGATCCTGGGACATCCGCGGCTGCCCTACCCGCGCGACTACGCGCTGCTGTTCGCCATCGAGTTCGCGCTGCTGATGGCGTCCCTGGGATTCCTGGCGCTGATGCGCGAGCCCCTGCGCCCGGTGCGGGAGGCGCGCCGGGGCCTGTGGGAGTTGGTGCGGGCGGCGCCGGCGCTGCTGCGAGCGAAGCCGCAGTTGGCGCGCATGGTGGCGGTGCGCTGGCTGGCGGATACCGGCGCGATCGCGGTGCCGTTCTATGCGGTGTACGCCCGGGTCGAGCTCGGGGTGCCGGAGGCGACGGCCGGCATCTTCATCTCCGCGCAGATGGCGGGCGGTATCGCCTCCGGCGCGGGGTGGGCGCTGTTGTCCGACCGCTGGGGCAGCAAGCGGGTGATTCAGGGCAGCGCCCTGTGCAGCCTGATCGTGCCGCTGTTCGCATGGCTGGCGCCGCCGCTGCTGGCGGCGCACGGCCCCGCCGCCTTTACGTACGGTTACGCCTTCACGTTTTTCTTGCTCGGCGCGATCATCAATGGGGTATGGATCGGCTACACCAACTTCGTGCTGGAGAGCGTCGGCGACGAGGAGCGTGCGTCCTACGTCGGGCTCACCAACACCCTGGGCGCGCCCGCGGTCCTGTTTCCCATCCTCGGCGGGTGGGCGATCGGCGTCACCTCCTATCACGTCGTGTTCGCGGTCGCGTCGGCGGCAGCGGCAGCGGCGCTGGCCGGCACCGCCTGGCTGCGGGAACCGCGAGGTTAA
- the tilS gene encoding tRNA lysidine(34) synthetase TilS → MLLDIVARTVETYRMLGHGDRVLVAVSGGPDSVALLDVLVRLRPEYDLDLHVAHLDHKLRPEAAEEAEFVGALAGDLRLPVTLEAAEVRALAASEKLSLEHAARNARREFLLRTAKAVGAARVALGHHADDRVETVLMRILRGTGIDGLAGMRPVSIPFIRPLFDVTRAQIMAYIEERALPYREDPSNRDPAFLRNRVRRELLPLLEQLQPGCKRAILRLSELAEEQSRWLQSQARMAFSRMVVEETPESVTLKLASLSRGMSDVVSRRRSPVTPSAAKSVAGDDAHAQDDMMAAFVIPRRVVREAIRRLLGDMMDIEQGHVEAVLRLAHRGRTGARVYLPRRIVAERGYRTLVLRVGEPARDDPVGEFALTVPGETDIPSLGIAIAAELLARDQAPNPTGEPPNAAQLDYGAIEQPVILRTWRRGDRFQPLGMTGSVKVHDLFVNHKVPRAERERVPIITAGGNIAWIVGLRVDERFKVSAATETVLRLEARRFR, encoded by the coding sequence ATGCTTCTCGATATTGTTGCCAGGACCGTTGAAACCTACCGCATGCTGGGGCATGGAGACCGCGTCCTGGTCGCGGTGTCGGGCGGCCCGGATTCGGTGGCGCTGCTCGACGTCCTCGTGCGCCTGCGCCCCGAGTACGACCTCGACCTCCACGTCGCGCACCTCGATCACAAGCTGCGCCCCGAGGCGGCCGAGGAGGCCGAGTTCGTAGGCGCGCTAGCCGGTGACTTGCGGCTCCCCGTAACCCTTGAGGCGGCGGAGGTGCGCGCGCTGGCGGCGAGCGAGAAGCTGTCGCTCGAGCACGCGGCCCGCAACGCCCGCCGCGAGTTCCTGCTGCGCACGGCGAAGGCGGTGGGCGCGGCGCGGGTCGCACTCGGGCACCACGCCGATGACCGCGTGGAGACGGTGCTGATGCGTATCCTGCGCGGCACCGGCATTGATGGCCTCGCGGGTATGCGCCCGGTCAGCATTCCGTTCATCCGCCCGCTGTTCGACGTCACCCGGGCGCAGATCATGGCCTATATCGAGGAGCGGGCCCTCCCCTATCGCGAGGATCCCTCAAATCGCGATCCCGCGTTCCTGCGCAATCGGGTGCGGCGGGAATTGCTGCCGCTGCTGGAGCAACTGCAGCCAGGCTGCAAGCGCGCGATCCTGCGGCTGTCGGAGCTGGCCGAGGAGCAGAGCCGGTGGCTCCAATCTCAGGCTCGCATGGCGTTCTCCCGGATGGTGGTGGAGGAAACTCCCGAATCTGTGACATTGAAGCTGGCATCGTTGTCGCGAGGGATGAGCGATGTCGTTTCCCGCAGGCGTTCTCCGGTCACTCCGAGCGCGGCGAAGAGTGTTGCCGGGGATGATGCTCATGCGCAAGATGACATGATGGCAGCCTTCGTCATTCCCCGGCGGGTAGTGCGCGAAGCCATTCGCCGGCTGCTGGGCGACATGATGGACATCGAGCAGGGGCACGTTGAGGCGGTGCTGCGATTGGCCCATCGCGGCAGGACCGGAGCCAGGGTCTATCTGCCACGCCGGATCGTGGCCGAGCGCGGGTATCGCACCCTCGTCTTGCGGGTCGGCGAGCCCGCCCGCGACGACCCGGTGGGCGAGTTCGCGCTCACCGTGCCGGGGGAGACCGACATCCCATCGCTCGGGATTGCGATCGCGGCGGAGTTGCTCGCGCGCGACCAAGCGCCGAACCCCACCGGGGAGCCGCCCAATGCGGCGCAGCTCGACTACGGAGCCATCGAGCAGCCGGTGATCCTGCGCACCTGGCGGCGGGGGGATCGGTTTCAACCCCTGGGCATGACCGGTTCGGTCAAGGTGCATGATCTCTTCGTCAACCACAAGGTGCCGCGCGCCGAGCGCGAGCGGGTGCCCATCATCACCGCGGGCGGCAACATCGCGTGGATCGTGGGGCTGCGCGTGGACGAGCGCTTCAAGGTCAGCGCCGCCACCGAAACCGTCTTGCGGCTGGAGGCGCGGCGGTTCCGCTAA